A window of Triplophysa dalaica isolate WHDGS20190420 chromosome 7, ASM1584641v1, whole genome shotgun sequence contains these coding sequences:
- the LOC130426424 gene encoding nuclear body protein SP140-like protein isoform X1, with translation MSHALCARQRSKAVKFNKIKKRILKKPSSYCRYSSSTDARGSSKAGLIGVNSQMDPLDFLTNEDLLLFLRRKKTEISCMDQPHTFLTQLRDHDLLPEEKYQKIKTMRSREQKQRGVYDVLDWLEKNRSKCMHRFWGSLFEDHILQLYPTLRLLRNNLMDGSFKFSEKPLDAEALPKKENDKGNQEKVKEKNRVRKRKTDDGSGEDSDGPGPSTASKPAWEKKANKKLSFSSPVKKEDTEEIWKSIIFKTQLPVTCGQQEGTLHRDKLARGEECIFAKGRWFTPSAFEQFGGKKSSRNWKCSIHCRKTPLKKLLEDGHLQCPQIKRSKRACVLNNAEGSFSASSTESSSGDSESSAGTEEDRDAADFEEPGGAAGGMEFRGRVEEEEEEDMDNLSVFQAPSLPVTCVSLTGTLHKNRFASGLRGKCIRTDESWLTPEEFVKQEETLTDANWKSDIRCHGKTLSFLLKKKILCIHSLLCGCKKCSDPECDLRNDDVCYECYSYGSLVCCDECPRVFHRACHLPAETGDSPEQWMCTFCVLRTSQQWCDPRHMTQQEALNLPVSSQNKLYCHYLLLYTYREDVHRVFVKDPCRTVHGYSEFIAQPMWLDRIKLKLEGNEYKTVGEFVSDFQLIFSNCSTYNEDNEFGKMGARLKDLFDREFQKIFTIK, from the exons GATTAATAGGAGTCAACTCTCAAATGGACCCGTTAGACTTTCTAACGAATGAAGATTTGTTGCTTTTTCTTCGCCGCAAGAAGACTGAGATTTCTTGCATGGATCAGCCGCACACTTTCCTCACACAGCTGCGCGATCACGATCTCCTACCCGAGGAGAAGTATCAA AAGATAAAAACAATGCGCTCTCGTGAGCAAAAACAGAGAGGTGTCTATGATGTTTTGGACTGGCTAGAGAAAAATAGATCTAAGTGTATGCATCGCTTCTGGGGCAGTTTGTTCGAAGATCACATCCTACAGCTGTACCCCACCCTACGCCTGCTCAGAAACAACCTGATGGACG GTAGCTTCAAATTCTCTGAGAAACCTCTTGATGCCGAAGCATTACCTAAGAAGGAGAACGACAAAGGAAACCAAGAGAAAGTTAAAGAAAAGAATAGAgtaagaaagagaaagacagatgatgGAAGTGGCGAGGACAGTGATGGTCCAGGTCCTTCAACCGCCTCCAAGCCTGCTTGGgaaaaaaaagcaaacaagaaaCTCTCCTTCT CATCACCTGTGAAGAAAGAAGACACAGAAGAGATTTGGAAGTCgattatttttaaaactcaGCTGCCTGTAACCTGTGGCCAACAAGAGGGTACTCTTCATCGGGACAAACTCGCCAGAG GGGAGGAGTGTATTTTTGCAAAAGGACGCTGGTTTACACCATCTGCTTTCGAGCAGTTTGGGGGAAAAAAGAGTTCCAGAAACTGGAAATGCAGCATACACTGCAGAAAAACACCACTCAAAAAACTCTTGGAG GATGGCCATCTTCAGTGTCCACAAATTAAGAGGAGTAAACGCGCATGCGTCTTAAAT AATGCAGAAGGATCGTTTTCTGCCAGTTCAACAGAAAGCTCCAGCGGTG ATTCAGAAAGCAGTGCCGGGACGGAGGAAGATAGAGACGCTGCAGATTTTGAAGAACCAGGAGGGGCAGCTGGAGGAATGGAATTCAGAGGGCGagtagaggaggaggaggaggaagacaTGGACAATCTTTCTGTTTTCCAGGCTCCCTCTTTGCCGGTCACCTGTGTTTCGTTGACTGGGACTTTACACAAAAATCGGTTTGCATCAG GTTTGCGTGGGAAATGTATACGTACAGATGAAAGCTGGCTCACTCCAGAAGAGTTTGTCAAGCAGGAGGAAACTCTCACTGATGCAAACTGGAAAAGTGATATACGGTGCCATGGCAAAACTCTCAGCTTCTTACTGAAG aaaaagaTCCTCTGCATCCATTCACTCCTGTGTGGGTGTAAGAAATGCAGCGATCCAGAATGTGACTTG AGAAATGATGACGTGTGTTACGAGTGTTATTCTTATGGAAGTCTTGTGTGCTGTGATGAGTGTCCACGAGTATTTCATCGGGCTTGTCACCTGCCAGCTGAAACCGGAGATTCACCCga ACAATGGATGTGCACCTTCTGTGTGCTGAGAACCAGTCAACAGTGGTGTGACCCCCGTCACATGACTCAACAAGAAGCTCTGAATCTCCCAGTGTCCTCTCAAAACAAACTG TACTGCCATTACCTGCTGTTATATACGTACAGAGAGGACGTCCATCGCGTGTTTGTGAAAGACCCCTGCAGAACA GTACATGGATACTCTGAGTTCATAGCGCAGCCGATGTGGCTGGACAGAATAAAGCTGAAACTGGAAGGAAATGAGTATAAAACTGTTGGAGAGTTTGTGTCGGATTTTCAGCTCATCTTCAGCAACTGCAGCACATACAACGAG gACAATGAGTTTGGCAAAATGGGGGCCAGACTGAAGGATTTGTTTGACAGGGAGTTTCAGAAAATCTTCACCATCAAATAA
- the LOC130426424 gene encoding nuclear body protein SP140-like protein isoform X2: protein MSHALCARQRSKGNPFFLNSGLIGVNSQMDPLDFLTNEDLLLFLRRKKTEISCMDQPHTFLTQLRDHDLLPEEKYQKIKTMRSREQKQRGVYDVLDWLEKNRSKCMHRFWGSLFEDHILQLYPTLRLLRNNLMDGSFKFSEKPLDAEALPKKENDKGNQEKVKEKNRVRKRKTDDGSGEDSDGPGPSTASKPAWEKKANKKLSFSSPVKKEDTEEIWKSIIFKTQLPVTCGQQEGTLHRDKLARGEECIFAKGRWFTPSAFEQFGGKKSSRNWKCSIHCRKTPLKKLLEDGHLQCPQIKRSKRACVLNNAEGSFSASSTESSSGDSESSAGTEEDRDAADFEEPGGAAGGMEFRGRVEEEEEEDMDNLSVFQAPSLPVTCVSLTGTLHKNRFASGLRGKCIRTDESWLTPEEFVKQEETLTDANWKSDIRCHGKTLSFLLKKKILCIHSLLCGCKKCSDPECDLRNDDVCYECYSYGSLVCCDECPRVFHRACHLPAETGDSPEQWMCTFCVLRTSQQWCDPRHMTQQEALNLPVSSQNKLYCHYLLLYTYREDVHRVFVKDPCRTVHGYSEFIAQPMWLDRIKLKLEGNEYKTVGEFVSDFQLIFSNCSTYNEDNEFGKMGARLKDLFDREFQKIFTIK, encoded by the exons GATTAATAGGAGTCAACTCTCAAATGGACCCGTTAGACTTTCTAACGAATGAAGATTTGTTGCTTTTTCTTCGCCGCAAGAAGACTGAGATTTCTTGCATGGATCAGCCGCACACTTTCCTCACACAGCTGCGCGATCACGATCTCCTACCCGAGGAGAAGTATCAA AAGATAAAAACAATGCGCTCTCGTGAGCAAAAACAGAGAGGTGTCTATGATGTTTTGGACTGGCTAGAGAAAAATAGATCTAAGTGTATGCATCGCTTCTGGGGCAGTTTGTTCGAAGATCACATCCTACAGCTGTACCCCACCCTACGCCTGCTCAGAAACAACCTGATGGACG GTAGCTTCAAATTCTCTGAGAAACCTCTTGATGCCGAAGCATTACCTAAGAAGGAGAACGACAAAGGAAACCAAGAGAAAGTTAAAGAAAAGAATAGAgtaagaaagagaaagacagatgatgGAAGTGGCGAGGACAGTGATGGTCCAGGTCCTTCAACCGCCTCCAAGCCTGCTTGGgaaaaaaaagcaaacaagaaaCTCTCCTTCT CATCACCTGTGAAGAAAGAAGACACAGAAGAGATTTGGAAGTCgattatttttaaaactcaGCTGCCTGTAACCTGTGGCCAACAAGAGGGTACTCTTCATCGGGACAAACTCGCCAGAG GGGAGGAGTGTATTTTTGCAAAAGGACGCTGGTTTACACCATCTGCTTTCGAGCAGTTTGGGGGAAAAAAGAGTTCCAGAAACTGGAAATGCAGCATACACTGCAGAAAAACACCACTCAAAAAACTCTTGGAG GATGGCCATCTTCAGTGTCCACAAATTAAGAGGAGTAAACGCGCATGCGTCTTAAAT AATGCAGAAGGATCGTTTTCTGCCAGTTCAACAGAAAGCTCCAGCGGTG ATTCAGAAAGCAGTGCCGGGACGGAGGAAGATAGAGACGCTGCAGATTTTGAAGAACCAGGAGGGGCAGCTGGAGGAATGGAATTCAGAGGGCGagtagaggaggaggaggaggaagacaTGGACAATCTTTCTGTTTTCCAGGCTCCCTCTTTGCCGGTCACCTGTGTTTCGTTGACTGGGACTTTACACAAAAATCGGTTTGCATCAG GTTTGCGTGGGAAATGTATACGTACAGATGAAAGCTGGCTCACTCCAGAAGAGTTTGTCAAGCAGGAGGAAACTCTCACTGATGCAAACTGGAAAAGTGATATACGGTGCCATGGCAAAACTCTCAGCTTCTTACTGAAG aaaaagaTCCTCTGCATCCATTCACTCCTGTGTGGGTGTAAGAAATGCAGCGATCCAGAATGTGACTTG AGAAATGATGACGTGTGTTACGAGTGTTATTCTTATGGAAGTCTTGTGTGCTGTGATGAGTGTCCACGAGTATTTCATCGGGCTTGTCACCTGCCAGCTGAAACCGGAGATTCACCCga ACAATGGATGTGCACCTTCTGTGTGCTGAGAACCAGTCAACAGTGGTGTGACCCCCGTCACATGACTCAACAAGAAGCTCTGAATCTCCCAGTGTCCTCTCAAAACAAACTG TACTGCCATTACCTGCTGTTATATACGTACAGAGAGGACGTCCATCGCGTGTTTGTGAAAGACCCCTGCAGAACA GTACATGGATACTCTGAGTTCATAGCGCAGCCGATGTGGCTGGACAGAATAAAGCTGAAACTGGAAGGAAATGAGTATAAAACTGTTGGAGAGTTTGTGTCGGATTTTCAGCTCATCTTCAGCAACTGCAGCACATACAACGAG gACAATGAGTTTGGCAAAATGGGGGCCAGACTGAAGGATTTGTTTGACAGGGAGTTTCAGAAAATCTTCACCATCAAATAA
- the LOC130426424 gene encoding nuclear body protein SP140-like protein isoform X3, whose product MDPLDFLTNEDLLLFLRRKKTEISCMDQPHTFLTQLRDHDLLPEEKYQKIKTMRSREQKQRGVYDVLDWLEKNRSKCMHRFWGSLFEDHILQLYPTLRLLRNNLMDGSFKFSEKPLDAEALPKKENDKGNQEKVKEKNRVRKRKTDDGSGEDSDGPGPSTASKPAWEKKANKKLSFSSPVKKEDTEEIWKSIIFKTQLPVTCGQQEGTLHRDKLARGEECIFAKGRWFTPSAFEQFGGKKSSRNWKCSIHCRKTPLKKLLEDGHLQCPQIKRSKRACVLNNAEGSFSASSTESSSGDSESSAGTEEDRDAADFEEPGGAAGGMEFRGRVEEEEEEDMDNLSVFQAPSLPVTCVSLTGTLHKNRFASGLRGKCIRTDESWLTPEEFVKQEETLTDANWKSDIRCHGKTLSFLLKKKILCIHSLLCGCKKCSDPECDLRNDDVCYECYSYGSLVCCDECPRVFHRACHLPAETGDSPEQWMCTFCVLRTSQQWCDPRHMTQQEALNLPVSSQNKLYCHYLLLYTYREDVHRVFVKDPCRTVHGYSEFIAQPMWLDRIKLKLEGNEYKTVGEFVSDFQLIFSNCSTYNEDNEFGKMGARLKDLFDREFQKIFTIK is encoded by the exons ATGGACCCGTTAGACTTTCTAACGAATGAAGATTTGTTGCTTTTTCTTCGCCGCAAGAAGACTGAGATTTCTTGCATGGATCAGCCGCACACTTTCCTCACACAGCTGCGCGATCACGATCTCCTACCCGAGGAGAAGTATCAA AAGATAAAAACAATGCGCTCTCGTGAGCAAAAACAGAGAGGTGTCTATGATGTTTTGGACTGGCTAGAGAAAAATAGATCTAAGTGTATGCATCGCTTCTGGGGCAGTTTGTTCGAAGATCACATCCTACAGCTGTACCCCACCCTACGCCTGCTCAGAAACAACCTGATGGACG GTAGCTTCAAATTCTCTGAGAAACCTCTTGATGCCGAAGCATTACCTAAGAAGGAGAACGACAAAGGAAACCAAGAGAAAGTTAAAGAAAAGAATAGAgtaagaaagagaaagacagatgatgGAAGTGGCGAGGACAGTGATGGTCCAGGTCCTTCAACCGCCTCCAAGCCTGCTTGGgaaaaaaaagcaaacaagaaaCTCTCCTTCT CATCACCTGTGAAGAAAGAAGACACAGAAGAGATTTGGAAGTCgattatttttaaaactcaGCTGCCTGTAACCTGTGGCCAACAAGAGGGTACTCTTCATCGGGACAAACTCGCCAGAG GGGAGGAGTGTATTTTTGCAAAAGGACGCTGGTTTACACCATCTGCTTTCGAGCAGTTTGGGGGAAAAAAGAGTTCCAGAAACTGGAAATGCAGCATACACTGCAGAAAAACACCACTCAAAAAACTCTTGGAG GATGGCCATCTTCAGTGTCCACAAATTAAGAGGAGTAAACGCGCATGCGTCTTAAAT AATGCAGAAGGATCGTTTTCTGCCAGTTCAACAGAAAGCTCCAGCGGTG ATTCAGAAAGCAGTGCCGGGACGGAGGAAGATAGAGACGCTGCAGATTTTGAAGAACCAGGAGGGGCAGCTGGAGGAATGGAATTCAGAGGGCGagtagaggaggaggaggaggaagacaTGGACAATCTTTCTGTTTTCCAGGCTCCCTCTTTGCCGGTCACCTGTGTTTCGTTGACTGGGACTTTACACAAAAATCGGTTTGCATCAG GTTTGCGTGGGAAATGTATACGTACAGATGAAAGCTGGCTCACTCCAGAAGAGTTTGTCAAGCAGGAGGAAACTCTCACTGATGCAAACTGGAAAAGTGATATACGGTGCCATGGCAAAACTCTCAGCTTCTTACTGAAG aaaaagaTCCTCTGCATCCATTCACTCCTGTGTGGGTGTAAGAAATGCAGCGATCCAGAATGTGACTTG AGAAATGATGACGTGTGTTACGAGTGTTATTCTTATGGAAGTCTTGTGTGCTGTGATGAGTGTCCACGAGTATTTCATCGGGCTTGTCACCTGCCAGCTGAAACCGGAGATTCACCCga ACAATGGATGTGCACCTTCTGTGTGCTGAGAACCAGTCAACAGTGGTGTGACCCCCGTCACATGACTCAACAAGAAGCTCTGAATCTCCCAGTGTCCTCTCAAAACAAACTG TACTGCCATTACCTGCTGTTATATACGTACAGAGAGGACGTCCATCGCGTGTTTGTGAAAGACCCCTGCAGAACA GTACATGGATACTCTGAGTTCATAGCGCAGCCGATGTGGCTGGACAGAATAAAGCTGAAACTGGAAGGAAATGAGTATAAAACTGTTGGAGAGTTTGTGTCGGATTTTCAGCTCATCTTCAGCAACTGCAGCACATACAACGAG gACAATGAGTTTGGCAAAATGGGGGCCAGACTGAAGGATTTGTTTGACAGGGAGTTTCAGAAAATCTTCACCATCAAATAA